One Magnolia sinica isolate HGM2019 chromosome 2, MsV1, whole genome shotgun sequence genomic window, tttttgatcaagttgatattcctGCTTTTCCTTCTTCCATGTATGAACTTGTAAATAGATTggattcaaataaacatcacggtgggccctaggaaggtttcaacggtggtgtcatatccccactgctttatgtggtgtgtccacttaaactttaaaaTCGCCTGTATATTTTTGGCTcgttttctaaaatgatctccgtGAATTTTAAAATACCTGAGTATCAGAGATTTCCCATCTCTGCACACGAAGAGGTCCCAAATACAGCCGGTTGGACCATAATTTTCAGTCCACTTAGAAAATAACTTTCGACCTTTCATGTGTGTATCAAATCCAACCTCTATAATAGGCTGGAACAATCATTAGATTATCATTCAAGAAAATTAGCTAGACCAACTCACTGAGTTGACCACACCTATATTTTCTATCTCTAAACAGTTAAACACTGTTTCCATAATGTGTCCCACCTAAAGAgtagatgtggctgatttttacaAAAAGAGATCTTCGTGGTTTTATAAACTTATTTGAatggttggatttcacacaaacatgatAGTTTCGAAGTTATTAGCTGGGTGGATTGTAAATCAAGGTACAACCGGTTGGACTATATGATTTCTGTTTTTGTTTGAAAAGGTGGGAAGTGAGAAAGGCGCCCTACCTGTCGCTATTCTTGATTCTCGAGCGCGGTGTCTTGATACACCtgaccctcttctctctctctcttcagcaAAACCCTATTTCTTTCGGCAGCAgcagaagaagaagcagaagagatgtggagaaagggaaagagaaagagcgAAGAGGAGCGGTTTGCCGGCGATGGAGAATCCAAGCCTCCCAATAAATTTTTCAAGAAAGATGATCTTGACGCCGACGATATCACTATCTGCGACGtagctccttcttcttctctatccgtctatctattgttttctttttcttttttctttcttgaaaGCCTACCTTCTTGGGGTTTTGTTCTGGATTTGCAGATATCGAAGAATCGGAGGGTTTCAGTCCGAACTTTTCAGGGGAAGGTCATGGTCGACATCCGCGAGTTTTACATGAAAGATGGGAAACAAATGCCTGGAAAGAAaggttgtctctctctctctctctctctcatgtcagATATATTCAAATATTTGATGATTTCTATtgcatttccatttttttttctagtgTTCTGTGAGTTAGTCGTCATTTGGGGCCTGTTTCTGGAATACAACTGTAATTCGGTTGTTTGTTTTAGAGTGTTGATTTCCATGAAAATGTTAAAAGGTCAATGCGTGAACAGCCAGGGCTGTGTCTCCTAACTatgaaattttatatgttttctggaAGAAATTGATATCCATTTTTTTACGACAACCTTAGAAATGGAAATCGATTTCCAGGCCTGGTTTTTTCCCTTTCTCAAATAGGGGAAAAGTAGATTTCCATTGGAACTCGATTTCTTTTACATGGTTTTCCACCTACCCAAGGAGTACCTAGAGGGCAGAGGAAAAATGGGAACGGTCTATCTGGATCAAAAGGGGAAGTTTGTGCAGTAATTGCAGTTAGAAAAGGAATAGATATATGGGCTGATGGGAATTATTGAGACAGTGTCCAATATAGTATTGAGACCTGCGGTGCAATCATGCAAAAGGTTTTTGTAATTCCAGCTGCGCAAGCTGGTATACATTGGGGGGTTAATTTTGTAGTCATTGTCTTGTCACACACacaaaacccaaaaaataaaaaaataaataaaaaaataaaaatctcagcTTTCCTTGTGAATTATAGGCTGTGTTATGTGGAGCCTATGTTTGACTCTACCATGTTAGGGCTTTAGCTAATTTGTTGCTGCTGGTGAATTTTTTTGAGTGGTTAGAAATGGGATATAGTTATCTGTGTAAGGTTCCATTTGGTTTGGTTCATAATTGTGAAAATATATCACATTAACTGTCACAATGTGACTGTCATGTCAGCTTTTCTTTGGCATTTTCTCTGCTTtcctaattttgaaaaaaaaaaaacctttgcctTCCTCCATTTTATCCCGActatttggggttggctacatgaatcctgttccaccattccactctatcaaggagtATAtcttcagttaaaccataggtcaagtcttttcttactacctccagcAATGTCCTTTTGTACCTTCCTCTTGCCCTGTTAGAGCCTTGAACTTGAACCAATTCACTTCTAATCGATGCAATTCTTGGTCTTCGTTGCACATGGCCATACCATCTAAGTTTACTTACccttatcttattacctattgatgcTACTCGTAAGTTCTTGTAAGGCGTGTTTAGAAACATGGAATCCAAAGTAAAATAAAGGAAAAACCAATAATTATCTAATGATGAGTTCTATGAGAAGTATTGAAACACGGATtccaattttgagttcttgtttggGTAGCACGTGAAAATCATTTCCCTCTCAAAATACTCACCCAGTTTCTTGTGGTAGgaatccaaattatggaaaagtgctaatgattgcttggtggaatccaccattttctttgctatccaaataACGAAAATCATCACATCGAAGGAAAACCCTTTTCATTTTCCGCTttttggcatggaatccatggtttctGAACATGATCTTAAATGCATTCATTCCTAACTGTGCGTCCTTGTCTTGCCGCTTGTTCATTGAATAGAAAGaaagacggagagagagagagagagagagagagagagagagagagagagagagagagctactaGGATCCACGCCTCTCCTCCATTTTATTATTAGGGCACTATAATGTAATGTTAAATTACAATTATACCCCAGCATTTAAGTATGCTCCAtaaaccataaccttaacctacaagGAACATAAGAAAACTTGTTGAATGCTCTTAACCGTCTCAACATTGTTGACGAacaaagtgggccatatgatcatCATCGTCCATCACAGTCCATCAGTAGTGGGCCATACATGATCACCATCATCCATCACGGTCCATCAATGCCACTAGTCCATGCCAACATCCTCATTTAGCTATGCTCAACCTGCAAACACGTTGTTCCTAAACTACCTAACATTTTGCCCCATAAagtatggctggtctta contains:
- the LOC131236592 gene encoding RNA polymerase II transcriptional coactivator KIWI-like; translation: MWRKGKRKSEEERFAGDGESKPPNKFFKKDDLDADDITICDISKNRRVSVRTFQGKVMVDIREFYMKDGKQMPGKKGISLGLDQWNILRDHLDEIDKAVAENA